A genomic segment from Oscillospiraceae bacterium encodes:
- a CDS encoding redox-sensing transcriptional repressor Rex: protein MTEKEISVTTLRRLPVYLHYLNSIKGDRKNISSVTIAAAFGLNEVQVRKDLGAVSGSGRPKTGYDVEQLIGQIEQCLGYGSETKTILVGAGNLGKALLSYHGFSDYGLDIIAAFDLCEAVVGTIINGKPVLPLQDVEVVCQNKNIKLGIITTPVKVAQEICDRLIACGIKAIWNFAPTILRVPDNVLIENENLASSLAILSKHLREDYPEDCE from the coding sequence GTGACCGAAAAGGAGATATCCGTCACTACCTTAAGAAGATTGCCGGTTTATCTGCATTATTTAAACTCAATCAAAGGCGACCGAAAGAATATCTCCTCCGTTACCATTGCCGCAGCGTTCGGGCTCAACGAGGTCCAGGTGCGCAAAGACCTGGGTGCCGTGAGCGGTTCCGGACGGCCCAAAACCGGATACGACGTGGAACAGCTCATCGGACAGATTGAGCAATGTCTGGGGTACGGCAGCGAGACCAAAACCATTTTAGTCGGCGCAGGCAATCTCGGAAAAGCGCTTCTTTCTTATCACGGCTTCTCGGATTACGGTTTAGATATCATCGCAGCTTTTGATCTGTGTGAAGCTGTGGTAGGAACGATAATCAACGGAAAACCCGTACTCCCGCTTCAGGATGTTGAGGTCGTTTGTCAAAACAAAAATATCAAACTGGGCATCATCACCACACCTGTAAAGGTAGCGCAAGAGATTTGTGACCGCCTGATTGCTTGTGGGATTAAAGCAATTTGGAATTTTGCGCCCACCATTCTTCGAGTTCCCGATAATGTATTGATCGAAAACGAAAATCTAGCTTCGTCGCTCGCAATCCTCTCCAAGCATCTGCGGGAGGATTATCCGGAGGACTGCGAATGA